In Sebastes umbrosus isolate fSebUmb1 chromosome 15, fSebUmb1.pri, whole genome shotgun sequence, the genomic window TCTGCAAAGTTTAGGTTCGTCTGTCCCGGAAAGAAACGGTTCTTTAGCATTTCATGTTCTGATATTTCATTGATTCAAAATCAGAAATGGACCACACACTCTGCTGGGAGACAAAGTGGGGTCATTCATTTCTAAAATCAACTATAAAAACGTTGCATCATCTTGGAAACAAGCGCTTTATTGGGTCGAGTGCTGAGGTTGATCTGGGTTCAGGGGTCAAACTCAGAACATTCCCTTCCTGTAGCGGTGGATCAACTCTGATACGTCATCCTTACACACCTTTATCCAGCCGTCCTCCTGCATGTGGTACactagatacacacacacacacacacacacacacacacacacacacagagatgagtacacatattcacacatattcacacaaatgtacacataaacacataaagacAAAAGTCCCAATTTACCCTTTTCAAGTGCTcacagtacgacggagtattagggccacattgagggaaaagtggccaaagtgagcatggctcacttACCCCCGcacactgcttgacccctattAAAGTAgtgccaaaggttttgcccttttggaactaatggaattaatgagcattaactaattaactaatgggcaccctggacttctaacccgcaaaaggcacaactagaccacactgtcaaccatcagaccAAAGTTGAAGTTCcaaagttaaatagtttccgagttctgctccagaCCTAAATTGTGACACGCGAACAGGCGGAAGTACGGGAGGGACGGGGGGAAggtaaagtcatactatttcacgaaaaaaaagtcgtaatattacgagaatgaagtcataactttatgagaaaaaaaatatttcctcCATCAGGTCCGTGCTGTTCTTTCTTTGcaataaacgcagtttcttttccaggtcctgatcctgatgataatgtggtgctgatgagccaaaaggtgaagtatttggttatttgtgaaacctaaactaaagtagaacttcacaagatgctccacgttcatcattttcacacaggctgctctatttcccctctaaaataacacgtaaaactactactttataatattatgactttattctctcagatttatatttttccctcaatgtggccctaatactccagcGTTATACATTTCATGACGTCGTGTCCGGGTGCTACGGCTAATTCCCTGTCGAAGCATCCCCACAACGCATTTGGCAAAGCGGATGAGCTACAGGCAGTTTAAGTCTTACACATCAGTCATGTCTTTCTTTAATAAATCGTTAAGCTCGTCTTGTTGGTGGTGTGGTCCTTGCTAGTGAAAGAGCAGTtgaggatgatgggaatgtcattagtctTGAAGGTTTGATGATGGTAacagatgaaaagtcagaggatcaccggtacatgaatgtctgaaccaaatgtCATCGTAGTCCATCCTaaaagttgttgagatatttaacTGAAAACCAAAATGTGAACCTCACAGTGGAGCTCGAGGATTCATCCTacgggaaccatgaatgtctgtacaacatttcatggcgatccatccaatagttgttaagatttcagtctggatctgaGAGACCCACTGTAACCATACCGATGGTGCGGCCAAACAGAATGTCTTAAACAGAGACAAAAGATATGCTTAAATGCTaaatcaaaaaaacaaagccGAGGAGTATTCTCAGAGTATACTCACTGTTGACCGACCCTCCAGAGTAGGCGTCCCTGTGCGTAGCGTGAGCGATGCCCCGACGGCCCAGTTCGTACGCCTCCTCCACCGTCATGTCCTCCCGGTAACCGCTGTCCACCACGCCGTAGGCATAACTGTTACCACAGCCGGTAGAGAACATACGGCCAGACAGACGCGTCCCGTTGTCATCCACATAGTACAGCCCAGGGCCCTGGAGAGCACAGTTTGGGTCATTAATCAGTATGGTCTGCAGGGAAATgatcattttaatttacattattttaccaGACCACTAGATTAAGAGACCAAAGCGACggtctccgaccgcggccaacactgtttaacagacgggcttcactagatacaactccgtgtagtttgtgttggagtctgattctgaacagcgtagacacacgcgagcgcacatgggacaccgacccgcaaagatttatacgtgtaagaagttacaaacagtccctttaaaaactgATACATTTTGAAGATCTTGTTTTTCCAAAGCAAATAATAATCCATGTATTTGAGgtttttcttaattaatcaggagtgtgttgttgtttcataatatctgttgatctgttttgacacattaatatattgtaatgttTAGCTGAGCTTCTAAAGGGTTGTGGGATGTTTGAAGCTTCTCAGCACACTGATAGAAATGTTCTTGTAAATATTTCCTGCTAGTATTTTTGGGACAAGAGACGATTTCTCTCTTAGTTTTATAAACGTAAAGAAATTGAACAGCGATGCTCAAAATCCCGTCTTGTGTTGGGTTAAGTAGATGAACGTTGAATGAAGTTGCTCTGCTGTTTCACTCCTTTTGTACTGTTTTGCTTTTCAATAAAATCCCCAATATTCCAAAGTTCTGTCTTTTTGTGATTCCATATATATGCTCACACATCTGTGACTGTAGCtacaataatatgaatattgtaGCTGTGGGCGTCAATATTTGATTTCTATCACAGAgacataattattttaaccaaaGGAAATGTAAAATAGATCAAGAATAGAAGATATGACaatatgttttgatttgttttataaaCACAGATATGAAACTCTCCAGATAACACTAATGATCTGGAACAGGCAGAAGCAGTGAGTCCCAATGAacctacccacaatgcaacttgattAACTCCTTTTTGATGTCTCTCTGCTGAACcctgctgttttttatttctggtaGGCTATGAGGCCTTTTCAGGACTCAGTAACGGGGTTAGAGCTCCTCCACTGGCCAGAAACAGCACAACCCTCTGGAGCATTTCTCGTAAATCCCCTGATGAGTCTGTTaggttttgtttctgtgttgtgtGACAGAGATCCAGCATGATCTGCATATTGTGGCATACACAGTAACATGGTTGTTATTTTGGTCCCTGCCAGGCCATCGCAGCTTCTTGTCTTCTTCGTTTTGCCACATTCCTCTGGTGTTGAAGAAACAACATCAAACATGATCATCAGTAAAACTTCAATGATGTGAGACTGAAAAGTCATACATAAAGTGTGAACAATTGGCTTTAAATCTACAAGAAACTGCACCTAAAGGAAAATAACCCTTGTATCTGGTGAATATATCAAAAGGAAATGAGttgtatttatcattttctTCAAAAAGTTGCATGTTAAAagcacataaaaacacccaagCATTGCTCTCTGGATATGAGGGTCATGACCTTGATGTGTTGTATTAAATAGAGTGATGGTCGGTAAAACACAGTTTGTATGTGTagactgtatgtgtgagtgttctGGTCCAttcattgtttctgttttacttGTCCTCATCTGACCTCTGTTCTCACAGACGGGATTCTACTCCTGAAAGGTTGTAGCCTCACATTAAACTgtttgtcatatctcacaggtgcttCATTTTATCATTCCAATTTTTCACaactttgtcaatcaatttcTTCCTAATgccttcatatcattgttttctgttttaattagtgcttattaaaaaaaataccactaTTCCACCTGCAGTTTTAACAGATTGAACTCAATTATTTATTGAgttctaaaaatatatatctcaatttataatttttgttttatttatttaatttatttttgcttttggttatttacattattttatgtatttatttatttattttaaatcttaattttgaaccatcattccctgtgtagatatattattatacGTTATTTTATCTAGGCAGTGGGGGGTGAAGAAAAGTAATAAATGCTCTGTGGTAAATATCTgtgaataatattatttttcttaaataaaaaaaatatatcaatatatcaatatatatatatcaatatatatataaaataatgtttgttttttcttcagatggcattaattacataatttttaataaaatgtatgaagcattttatgggtccaaacaccTGTCCCACAACTATCATATTATGAAGTCATATTTCTGACTTTATATACATTatgtgctgctgtttgtctcCTGTTCTGTAGTTTTTCTGTCAATATATAGTGTCACTTCCCACTGAAAACCTGTGCTGTTCAATCTCACCTAGTAACTCATGATGAGTCATGACGCACAGCCAATGTGGAGTTTTCTAATGGTCAGAATGAAGCTGCTGCGCATGTTGGAAGGAACCAGAAGCAgacggagaaggagaggagTAACATCGTGGTGAATTTCTCTTCTCGGTGTTTCTTTATGTGAACAAAATGAGGAAAGTTATTTTCCTGCTGTGCCTCTGCCACGCTGCATCCGCAGGTAAGATTTACTAAAAACGTTTAGTAGTTATAATAACTTTACTGTAAGTCACTTTGAAGAGCTTCATTAACACCACTTTAAGGCAGAAATGAAAACACCATCAGGCTTTTTTTATTAACgagtttatttataataattgagatacattcattcataatttttcatcaggtaataataatatattgtagtCATATATTGAACCTAGATCTTATTTTACACGTTGTTTAACCCCATGTTCTAGATACttacattttattgtctttttacatgtttatttattttatgattgtATATTATCTGTAGTGGGTGGTGTATTTGTATTGTctgttatattgtgttttatggTATTGTGAAGTACATTTTTGTAGGAGCCATGTATTTCTTTgtggtattttatttgtgtaatatgCCTCCAGCCACTAGGGGGTGTAAGAGAGTCGCTTTTTAAGTTGTTAGAGCTCACAGTAATAATGAAACAAGGTGCTTTGGAGCTTTGCATATTGTATGTCTAAACAACATTTACCAATTAGCAGCCAGTAGCAGCTAAAAGTGTTGGACTTTAGTCACCatagtttaattaaaaatgtgcttCTTGTCCTCTTGGAATTGGTACTAATGTAAAAAATTCCATTTAAAAAACCTGATATAGTTTGAttaacttatatatatatatatatatatatacattattttttttatttaagaaaaataatattattcacAGATATTTAACACAGAGCATTTATTACTTTTCTTCACCCCCCACTGCCTAGACAAAATGACgtataataatatatctacacagggaatgatggttcaaaattaagattttaaataaataaataaatacataaaataatgtaaataaccaaaagctaaaacaaataaataaataaaacaaaaataaaatataaataaagaaataaagaataaaaaaagccagcaaacacataattaataaaataaaacatacatagaTTCATTAATTTAACATGTTGCATAGgaaaagatataaataaatgatatttagAGAATAATTagacaacacagaaaaacacacataatcaATAACAGCCTACTGAACATTCATATCATCATGTATTTATTGTCTTCAGTGATATAATATttcatatagtatattattCTATCTAATAATGCTTTAACGTAGTACCTCCATACTGAGTTGTGTTGGTTGGGTcagatgacatcacactgataGTTCCATTGACTGTACTATATCATGCTGTTTAGTAGAGCTACACTGATAAATCACACGTCCATATTATTTGCTGATATCagcttattgcagatatatGGTATCGGTGTATATATCGGCTGATAAGTAACAAGAAACTGAAGTGCAGAAATGCCAAACTGAGTTTGAGCTCATTCATAAACAGTGTCTCCATCACATAGTTTGTCCTCCAGAGAGCACCAGTTCATTTGTAAACTGTGAAATGTCCCACTGAGTTCTACTggtcacaaaacaacaacaactaaggAATCTGTATCAAGTTTGTCTGTTTATGTTCTGTGTCTCTATTCAAAATACTGTCGGCCCATATGTTGAATATTGATATCAGTGTCGGCCTCAAAAATCCAGCATCGGTCGGGCGATGCTGTTTAAGGATTTGATGTATTAACAGAATCACATTTATTCTTGGACAGATTTGTTacagaggacagtagaggacagtaggggacagtagaggacagtagggGACAGTAGGGGACAGTAggggacagtagaggacagtaggggacagtagaggacagtagaggacagtagaggacagtagggGACAGTAggggacagtagaggacaggagaggacagtagtagacagcagaggacagcagaggacagtagaggacaggagaggacagtagtagacagcagaggacagcagatgacagcagaggacattagaggacagcagaggacagtagtagacagcagaggacagtagaggacagcagaggacagcggAGGACAGcggaggacagtagaggacatgacagtggaggacagtagaggacagtagaggacatgacagtggaggacagtagaggacagcagaggacagcagaggacagtagaggacagcagaggacagcagaggacagtggaggacagtaggggacagtagaggacagtaggggacagtagaggacagcagaggacagtaggggacagtagaggacagtagaggacagtagaggacaggacagtggaggacagtagaggacagtggAGGACAGCGGAGGACAGCAGATGACAGTAGtagacagcagaggacagtagaAGACAGCAGGGGACAGCAGGGGACAGCAGCGGATAGTAGAGAACAGCAGGGGACAGCAGGGGACAGCAGCGGATAGTAGAGAACAGTAGAGGACATTGAATGTGTTGAATATAgaagatgaaatatgaatcacatGCAGCGTTTCTGTTTTGGTCAGAGGTTTGTGATTTCAGACTTCAAACTAATGTGATAATGAGGAGTGTGAACTACTAATGATGCATCCTGAAGAATAAATGACTCCACTAACTGGAAACTAAACTGGACTTTCTCTTCACATTGAGATATCCAGCACTagatacaaataaatcaataaatgatgTCTGTTTTTACAAACTGCTTTCTATCAATGAATGTCAGCTACACAACTGTATGACCTAAATATGAGActccttttatattttatttcagaatTAAAACAGTTTTCAAGACTAAATCATCAGAAATATTAAAGAGTGTCTGgaactaaatatatttatatatttattgactacacagAGATTATTAGGATGTCTTGTAGTTCTTTTTGATTCTGTGTGCAGAGAAATAACATTGTTCAGTGATTTATAAAAGTATGatataaaaactgaaatcatGACGTTAACTTTCTCTTCCAGTGATTCACTCTATgaagtatttctacactgcGTCTACTGGAGTCCCAAACTTCCCAGAGTTTGTGATTGTTGGGTTGGTTGATGAAGTTGTGATAGTTCACTATGACAGTAACACCAGGAGAGCAGAACCCAAACAGGACTGGATGAACAACGTCACAGAAGATGATCCTCAGTACTTGGAGAGGAACACTGAGCGCTCTAAGGGTCACCAGCAGGTCTTCAAAGTCAGCATTGACAATGTAAAGCAGCGCTTCAACCAAACTGGAGGTTTGTTCATGTTTCACTTTCTACtgataaaatgttgtttatattttcatcctGTATTTTAGTGAACAGATgttaccacacacacagtgtttctgTCCATCCCATAATAACCAGCAGAGATGATGAACCCTTTGTCTCCACTAGATTAGATCAGAATCAGTCTACTGAACTGCCCACAGTGAGTTGGTCCATAAGAACTCTGCTGCAGGAACCTGTTTAtcacaacagttttacaacccACAGCTGATAGAGGAACATTACAAAGATCcgttattacacctgttcaacaagcataaacacgatgaaatggttaaacatggaggaaagcaacgtttcaatctgctctgtcttctgtctctcatccaccgctgctgtttacacaagcacagcGTGTTAGCTCTGCAGCTAACAGCGcgttataatattgtatcgtatcttgagctgagtgaatcgtcacacccctaatatatatatatatatatatatatatatatatatatatatatatatatatctatagctGCTGAGCAGCTGGAGTCTAGTGACTCATCCTGGACTGAAAGTGTCCTTCAGTGGAAGCTTCTAGAGCAGCCTCAGGACAGTCTGGTCTGGAGTTTCTCACAGGAAGAGGATGTTGTTGGACTGATCCACTGGCTGCAGGGTCTCAGTGGGTGTAAGGTTCAGTCCAGGATCAGGTTTAATGTGAGTCTGCTAGTCCAGGGGTTCTCAACTAGTGTGCCGCGGCACACCGGTGGGCcgcagagcgccatctagtgccgcggaggcagtggtactagattatttttgtattattatttagcaaagtgaacaggtaaaacctaaaggaggtaagatgccagctgctgcaaaaccaaagcctattgaaggaggctgagacacgggcggacacgggtcttgtattgggtataacacatgcgcagtgtaaccactgtaccactgcctccgcggcactagatggcgctctgcgGCACACCGGTGTGCCGCGGCACACTAGTTGAGAACCCCTGTGCTAGTCAGGACTCTGTTCCTGCAGCTCACATGAAGCCACAGCACCTTCAGCAGTGGAGAGAAACTGTTGGTCTCAGTGGGGgcactgtgtctctgtggtaAAAAGAGGATCTGAACTGTGTTAGGATGTCACTCTGTTTCCCAGcagtctctgcctctctgtctctctccaagaCGTCCACACTGTCCACATGATGATTGGCTGTAAGTGTCTTTCATGGAGCCAATAACAGCAGGAGGTGTAGATCCTCTGTCTTGGTGTCTGTGgatcagtgtgtctctgtggtaaAGATGTGATATCAACTGATAATAGATGACTGGGCTGTGATCTCACTCTGGTTTAAtgccgtctctgtctctctctctcagatgtcCACATTTTCCAGAACATGTACGGCTGTGAATGGGACGATGAGACTGGTGACGTTAAAGGTTATGATCAGTATGGTTATGATGGAGAAGACTTCATATCATTTGACCTGGAGACAGAGACATGGGTCGCTCCAAAACAACGGGCTGTCATCACCAAACACAAGTGGGATAATAACAAAGCTTTGATGGCACAGAAAAAACACTACTACACCCAGATTTGTCCTGAGTGGCTGAAGAAGTATGTGAACTATGGGAGGAGCGTTCTGCTGAGAACAGGTAGAATCACATGACCTGAACAATCTTCATATGTCTCCTCTGTTTCTAAGCAACAGTAACATTACAGTACATGTCACCAACATACAGAGACCCACTGCGTCTCTCTTTACacacatttctctttctttcatttcctctcacctctctcacacTTTGGTATCAACACCAAATAACGTCCCATTGCTCACAGACTATTTGACCAGTAATGAGAATAGTTTGATCCCTGAACAGATACAGGTGTCTGCTAACAATTTATATCAAGTTTGTTTTAGAGCTAAACCCGAACGTGAAAGACACAATTTAGATAAATGTACAAGGAGGGCATTTTCACTAAATTCTGCCTCCCCGGGACGGTTGGGACATCTTGTTCTGGACTAAACAAATATCATTTAAATTGAATAAATGCAGTCTAAATATTAACACCTTATATTTAAAAAGTCTCCGTCCCTACTGTCCCCCTGTCCCAaccgaccccgctctcccctatgTGTTACGAAGGCATTTAAAACCCATCAAACAGGAATGCTAATATTAATATGcagtaaataataatactgttgTCTTTACTCTCCAGAGCTTCCCTCagtgtctctcctccagaagactccctcctctccagtcagCTGCCACGCTACAGGTTTCTACCCTGACAGAGCCGCACTGTCctggaggaaagatggagaggatCTTCATGAAGACGTGGACCTCGGAGAGATCCTCCCCAACCACGATGGAACCTTCCAGATGAGTGCTGACCTGAAACTTTCATCAGCTGAAGACTGGACGAGCTACgcctgtgtgtttcagctctCTGGTGTGGAGGACGACCTCGTCACCAAACTGGACAAAGCAGTGATCAGGACCAACAGAGGTGAGACTGAGATCAGGAGTGATGGagatggcaaacacacatttagttCACTGTCatctttgtaaattaattttagaTTTTAGATGTTAAAAAGCCTTGtgtaactgttttaatgtgtagcCACAGTTCAGAGATTAGAGGCTCCTGCTTCATGTGTTCAGGTTGTgactatttgttgttgttttgtgctcaacagagaaagagaagccCACTGACATGACCGTCCCCATCATCGCTGCAGTGGTTGTTCTTGCTCTCGTCCTCATCGCTGTGATTGGAGTCGTCATTTATAAAAAGAGGAACGGTGAGAAACCCAAACAGAAACATCGTCTCatgtcttttcctctctgttttgaTTTTAGACTTTTAAGTTGATGCTTTTATCCAAACTAATTTAACTTCCCAGCACATCTAAATGTGTTTGAACCAGCAGTCAGTGCTGTAAGGCTCAGAGCCACAGTTTGATGATAATATGACTATAGCATGATGATGTAAGGGAGAGGTGATGGAAGATAAATGATGTCAAACAAAAGGTAGAAGGGATTTATTTATGAGTTTGAGTGAGTAGAAGAGCGGGTCATCACTGGAAACATTAAAGGAGACAAAGTCTGACATCTTCAACTGTGACAACATCAATAATTAGtcttgtctttttatttcagCCAAACGCCCTCCATCTCGTAAGTAcaacttgtttttattctatttcctCTGAGCTGAATCTCTGTAGATTAAAAAGAGTTAGTGTATTTTGTGCTGAAGGACTTCTTCCTGCAGTGTTTGCTGAGGGCTAACAATGTGTTTCTGACCTTACAGCTGTAAACAACGCTGAGGTCTTGGAGGAACTGAATCCAGGATCCTAAATGATGAACACACCAGCCTGCACACAGTGAGTTGCTTCATATGGGACATGAAGCATTCACACCTGTTGTTCAACAAAGCTGCCTTAAACTATGTGCAGAAGGAGCTTCTGTGATTGTTTCTTTATCCGCTGTAAAACTTCTGTGACACGTTGTAGCTGGAAAGAACATCTTTGAGTTTTTCCACAACGAAGGTGAAACTGTTTAATATGACGTGAAGTGAGATTATTAAGAGAAAGACGGAGATGCTTTCAGAAAGCTTCACATCAGCAGCTCAGATAAACTGTCTGTAGATTAAAAACTCAAATATTAACCTTTAGAAAAACAGAGACACCAATTTATTAAAATGGTGTCGAACCAAATTAAAATAAACGATTTATACTAACAACATGTTAACACTTCAATGACTGAATCATGGATATCTGAGGTCTACATGAGGCTGTAAATATGTGCTTTTGTTGAACTGAACTCTCCAAACATTAATggtaaatagttttgttttctattttatgtatttttattttctttttgcctCTTTAGGTTTATGGATACATT contains:
- the LOC119503161 gene encoding proteasome subunit beta type-8-like; the protein is MIISLQTILINDPNCALQGPGLYYVDDNGTRLSGRMFSTGCGNSYAYGVVDSGYREDMTVEEAYELGRRGIAHATHRDAYSGGSVNMYHMQEDGWIKVCKDDVSELIHRYRKGMF
- the LOC119503122 gene encoding H-2 class I histocompatibility antigen, Q9 alpha chain-like isoform X3, coding for MRKVIFLLCLCHAASAVIHSMKYFYTASTGVPNFPEFVIVGLVDEVVIVHYDSNTRRAEPKQDWMNNVTEDDPQYLERNTERSKGHQQVFKVSIDNVKQRFNQTGDVHIFQNMYGCEWDDETGDVKGYDQYGYDGEDFISFDLETETWVAPKQRAVITKHKWDNNKALMAQKKHYYTQICPEWLKKYVNYGRSVLLRTELPSVSLLQKTPSSPVSCHATGFYPDRAALSWRKDGEDLHEDVDLGEILPNHDGTFQMSADLKLSSAEDWTSYACVFQLSGVEDDLVTKLDKAVIRTNREKPTDMTVPIIAAVVVLALVLIAVIGVVIYKKRNAKRPPSPVNNAEVLEELNPGS
- the LOC119503122 gene encoding H-2 class I histocompatibility antigen, Q9 alpha chain-like isoform X1 encodes the protein MRKVIFLLCLCHAASAVIHSMKYFYTASTGVPNFPEFVIVGLVDEVVIVHYDSNTRRAEPKQDWMNNVTEDDPQYLERNTERSKGHQQVFKVSIDNVKQRFNQTGDVHIFQNMYGCEWDDETGDVKGYDQYGYDGEDFISFDLETETWVAPKQRAVITKHKWDNNKALMAQKKHYYTQICPEWLKKYVNYGRSVLLRTELPSVSLLQKTPSSPVSCHATGFYPDRAALSWRKDGEDLHEDVDLGEILPNHDGTFQMSADLKLSSAEDWTSYACVFQLSGVEDDLVTKLDKAVIRTNREKEKPTDMTVPIIAAVVVLALVLIAVIGVVIYKKRNAKRPPSPVNNAEVLEELNPGS